A part of Thalassoglobus sp. JC818 genomic DNA contains:
- a CDS encoding BatA domain-containing protein — MSFLNPAILLGLGFVSLPIIIHLLLKQKPKRLIFPALRLIQQRRKQSMRRMRLKHFWLLLLRVLVLGLIVFAIARPSLPPANYGLTRFEIGLLCAVAAIAVAVYFFLRYRIQHEPLRAHHREERQNRLRNWTTVGTLACIALFVGCPYQQRISGELTDPKPFRTVDLPVAGVMLFDSSLSMSYLQEGKTSLDRARRIARDHLETLPAGSRVAVADSANDNPVLFQSTMLSAQNRIEGLQPSPSTLSLDRRLESAFRAHRDDRSRTLADQDNIAPDSRKDRYIRRVYLFTDLAESAWRERGSSSLLAALKDQPDVNVYLIDVGNEDPQNVAVTEIDLSRELVPVGGDLTVSTTVTATGADAGEEGVDLLLKNMKNQTARVGQLQMDIDAGVPVRMPFPTLSALEQKNLQGEVRLATSDPLMFDNTRYFSAEAIPAPKVLVVGQEFDDVNEWMIALAPYEGVNAGKNRFLPVFESVSRLTELNLADYAAITMINCRRLSDDAWFQLSRYVENGGGLIIVLGDPDIESPWYNRAQAAKFLPARLDSWMPENDWRILVKNRNHPLFWKFRQLESYGAFSILESLVRIKRFWKIEPAEQSNVLAYFTDKESSPALVERSYGKGRTVIFATDASNPEDRSAWNNIASPVGDWSWLFLPFTEQLTEYVSRLTDIQHNFEAGSTPVIPIQPSETESTYLLRDPDLKQTQWTAAPGQSTIAFESLDALGHYELYAAGSRVPVRGFSINAPARESELTRLTNLQLDALLGEDRYKVSRSIDELKDDINAADLGQEVYPVLLMLVVVFFVAEHLVAGYFYGKGEPVEEPAAMPTSPKTSDSTPPLNPEEAS, encoded by the coding sequence ATGTCGTTTTTGAATCCTGCAATATTGCTCGGACTCGGTTTTGTTTCGCTTCCGATCATTATCCATCTGCTTCTGAAACAAAAACCGAAGCGGCTCATTTTTCCTGCTCTACGACTCATTCAACAGCGTCGGAAGCAGAGTATGCGGAGGATGCGTCTCAAGCACTTCTGGCTGCTGCTGCTTCGCGTTCTGGTTCTGGGACTGATCGTTTTCGCCATCGCTCGCCCTTCTCTTCCTCCCGCAAACTATGGGCTGACCCGGTTTGAAATTGGATTGCTCTGCGCGGTCGCAGCCATTGCTGTCGCGGTCTACTTTTTCCTCCGCTATCGCATCCAGCACGAACCACTCCGAGCTCACCATCGTGAGGAACGCCAAAATCGACTCCGCAACTGGACGACCGTCGGAACGCTCGCGTGCATTGCGCTCTTTGTCGGCTGTCCTTATCAGCAACGGATTTCCGGTGAACTGACAGACCCGAAACCGTTCCGCACAGTCGACCTTCCCGTCGCAGGCGTGATGCTTTTCGATTCGAGTCTCAGCATGTCTTACCTGCAGGAAGGCAAGACGTCGCTCGATCGAGCCCGGCGAATTGCTCGCGACCACTTGGAGACACTCCCGGCTGGGAGTCGGGTCGCGGTGGCTGATTCGGCAAATGACAACCCCGTGCTGTTTCAATCGACGATGCTATCCGCTCAGAATCGCATTGAAGGATTGCAGCCCAGCCCATCTACTCTTTCACTGGATCGGCGTCTGGAGTCCGCCTTTCGAGCACATCGCGACGACCGTTCTCGAACTCTAGCAGACCAAGACAACATCGCTCCCGATTCGCGAAAAGACCGTTACATTCGCAGAGTTTATCTGTTCACGGATCTCGCTGAATCGGCGTGGCGAGAGCGAGGCTCGTCGTCGCTGTTGGCCGCACTCAAGGACCAGCCAGACGTAAACGTCTATCTGATCGACGTCGGGAATGAAGACCCTCAAAATGTCGCCGTCACTGAAATTGACCTGTCGCGAGAGCTTGTTCCCGTTGGTGGCGACCTGACAGTCTCAACAACAGTCACCGCGACTGGAGCAGACGCTGGCGAAGAGGGTGTCGATCTTCTGCTGAAGAACATGAAGAACCAGACCGCGAGAGTTGGTCAGCTTCAAATGGATATCGATGCTGGCGTTCCTGTGCGGATGCCTTTCCCAACATTGAGTGCACTCGAACAGAAAAACCTGCAAGGCGAAGTGCGTCTGGCGACCAGTGACCCGCTGATGTTTGACAACACCCGCTACTTCTCCGCCGAAGCGATTCCGGCTCCGAAAGTACTTGTTGTGGGTCAAGAGTTTGATGATGTCAACGAATGGATGATCGCCCTCGCACCTTACGAGGGAGTCAACGCCGGCAAGAATCGATTTCTCCCGGTGTTCGAGTCGGTCAGTCGACTCACAGAACTCAACCTGGCGGATTACGCTGCGATTACAATGATCAATTGCCGCCGACTCAGCGACGATGCGTGGTTTCAACTAAGCCGATACGTCGAGAATGGCGGAGGCTTAATCATCGTTCTGGGAGATCCGGACATCGAATCTCCGTGGTACAACCGTGCTCAGGCGGCGAAGTTTCTTCCAGCCCGTCTGGATTCGTGGATGCCGGAAAACGACTGGCGAATCCTCGTCAAGAATCGAAATCATCCTCTGTTTTGGAAGTTCCGTCAGCTCGAAAGTTATGGAGCGTTCAGCATTCTGGAGAGTTTGGTGCGGATCAAACGGTTCTGGAAAATCGAACCGGCCGAACAATCAAACGTGCTCGCCTACTTCACTGATAAAGAGAGTTCACCCGCCCTCGTTGAGCGGAGCTATGGAAAAGGCCGCACGGTCATCTTCGCTACAGATGCCAGTAATCCCGAAGACCGAAGCGCATGGAACAATATCGCATCACCAGTTGGCGACTGGAGTTGGCTATTTCTCCCGTTCACAGAACAGTTGACCGAGTACGTTTCCCGGTTGACTGACATTCAACACAACTTCGAAGCTGGCTCCACTCCGGTCATTCCGATTCAGCCTTCGGAGACCGAATCGACTTATTTGCTTCGTGATCCGGACTTGAAGCAGACACAATGGACCGCAGCCCCAGGTCAATCCACGATCGCGTTCGAGTCATTAGATGCACTTGGCCACTACGAACTCTATGCAGCTGGATCTCGTGTTCCGGTCCGAGGGTTCAGTATCAATGCTCCCGCACGTGAAAGCGAATTGACTCGCCTGACGAACCTACAGCTTGATGCCTTATTGGGCGAAGACAGGTACAAAGTCTCGCGAAGCATTGACGAGCTGAAAGACGACATCAATGCAGCAGATTTAGGCCAGGAAGTTTATCCGGTCTTGCTGATGCTCGTCGTTGTCTTCTTTGTGGCAGAACATCTCGTCGCAGGCTACTTCTACGGAAAGGGTGAGCCTGTCGAAGAACCCGCCGCAATGCCAACCTCTCCGAAGACCTCCGATTCGACGCCGCCATTGAATCCAGAAGAAGCTTCTTGA